From one Dyella sp. 2HG41-7 genomic stretch:
- a CDS encoding nuclear transport factor 2 family protein produces the protein MNLRTVVMATAVMGCLGSSCYAADQDAQVLEPVHRFFDAFGKQDKAGMLAVVAPNIEITSVQQNALHRVSMDKLATNIAAHKGGAIAEHIYQPIVHVDNDLAVVWAPYKFTVDGKVQHCGTDVFTLGKIADRWTIIGVSDNERKGNCQ, from the coding sequence ATGAACCTTCGCACCGTCGTTATGGCAACCGCCGTGATGGGTTGTTTAGGCAGTTCCTGCTATGCCGCCGATCAAGACGCTCAAGTGCTGGAGCCCGTGCATCGCTTTTTCGACGCATTTGGTAAACAGGATAAAGCCGGCATGCTCGCCGTGGTCGCGCCGAATATCGAAATCACCAGCGTGCAGCAGAACGCCTTGCATCGCGTAAGCATGGACAAGCTGGCGACGAATATCGCCGCGCATAAAGGCGGCGCCATCGCCGAGCATATCTATCAGCCCATCGTGCATGTGGATAACGATCTCGCCGTCGTGTGGGCGCCCTACAAGTTCACCGTGGACGGCAAGGTGCAACACTGCGGCACGGACGTCTTTACGCTCGGAAAAATTGCAGATCGCTGGACGATCATCGGCGTGTCCGACAACGAACGAAAAGGGAATTGCCAGTAA
- a CDS encoding LysE family translocator → MSTFGIQHYDAFLIACIALSITPGLDTFYILTRSGREGHGVGMAAVLGINAGCIVHTLAAVLGISAILMASAIAFSVLKYLGAAYLAWIGLRMLFSRVSARKPTETKGKGFAAAFRQGMLTNVLNPKVALFFLAFLPQFVSMHAQHPQLGLTLLGLSFIGIGFTWSTVLALMGGRIFRLLTTRPNVEQWMDRFCGTVFVAFGVRLALQQRS, encoded by the coding sequence ATGAGCACGTTCGGCATCCAGCATTACGATGCGTTTCTGATTGCATGCATTGCACTCAGCATCACGCCGGGACTCGATACGTTTTACATCCTTACGCGCAGCGGGCGCGAAGGACACGGTGTCGGCATGGCGGCGGTGCTTGGGATCAATGCGGGTTGCATCGTGCACACGCTGGCCGCCGTGCTTGGCATTTCCGCGATTCTGATGGCCTCCGCCATCGCATTCAGTGTCCTGAAGTATCTCGGCGCGGCGTATCTCGCGTGGATTGGCCTTCGCATGCTGTTTTCGCGTGTAAGCGCGCGCAAGCCGACGGAGACGAAGGGTAAAGGATTTGCCGCCGCGTTCCGGCAAGGCATGTTGACCAACGTGCTCAATCCCAAAGTCGCGCTGTTCTTTCTCGCGTTTCTTCCGCAGTTCGTCTCCATGCATGCTCAGCACCCGCAGCTCGGGCTGACGCTGCTTGGCTTGAGCTTTATCGGTATCGGTTTTACGTGGTCGACGGTGCTTGCGCTGATGGGCGGCCGTATTTTTCGGCTGCTGACAACGCGTCCGAATGTCGAGCAATGGATGGATCGCTTTTGCGGAACGGTCTTCGTGGCTTTCGGCGTAAGGCTTGCCCTGCAGCAGCGCAGTTGA
- a CDS encoding 1-acyl-sn-glycerol-3-phosphate acyltransferase, with amino-acid sequence MSEPILPATPAQAPPLHNRFWPWLMRGLLRLSGWRLLGELPNIPKLIIIGAPHSSYWDGVWGLMMKIGLGININVMIKREVLDGPLGIILRPVGLIPINRSAALNVVDQMVNRFNEQERMWLGITPEGTRKRVKHWKSGFLRIAHEAHVPIQPVFIDYPSKTFTLGSLIYASDDHDADMATIRAMFRPYRGKHRNTEA; translated from the coding sequence GTGAGCGAGCCCATTCTTCCAGCGACGCCGGCGCAAGCGCCGCCGCTCCACAATCGCTTCTGGCCCTGGTTGATGCGTGGCCTGCTGCGCCTTTCCGGCTGGCGCCTGCTCGGCGAGCTGCCGAACATCCCCAAACTCATCATTATCGGCGCACCGCATTCGTCGTATTGGGACGGCGTGTGGGGCCTGATGATGAAGATCGGCTTGGGCATCAACATCAACGTGATGATCAAGCGCGAAGTGCTGGACGGTCCGCTCGGCATCATTCTGCGCCCGGTCGGCTTGATTCCGATCAATCGCAGCGCGGCGTTGAATGTCGTCGATCAGATGGTGAATCGCTTTAACGAGCAGGAACGGATGTGGCTGGGCATTACGCCGGAAGGCACACGCAAGCGCGTTAAACATTGGAAATCCGGCTTTTTGCGCATTGCGCATGAGGCGCATGTGCCGATCCAGCCGGTATTTATCGATTATCCGAGCAAAACGTTTACGCTGGGTTCGCTGATATATGCCAGCGACGATCACGACGCAGATATGGCGACGATACGCGCGATGTTTCGCCCGTATCGCGGCAAGCATCGCAACACCGAAGCCTGA
- the arfB gene encoding alternative ribosome rescue aminoacyl-tRNA hydrolase ArfB, with product MLIISRSISLPESELVVRFLRADGPGGQHVNRTESAVELRFDVLQSPSLPEEVRERLLARRDRRLTDDGVLVIQARRFRDQGRNREDARERLTEILHGALVVPKKRIATKPTRASQQRRLDGKQQRAKVKQNRSRSWSNE from the coding sequence ATGTTGATCATAAGCCGTTCCATTTCCCTGCCGGAGTCCGAGTTGGTGGTGCGTTTTCTGCGCGCCGACGGCCCCGGCGGCCAGCACGTCAATCGCACCGAAAGCGCGGTGGAATTGCGCTTCGATGTGTTGCAGTCGCCCTCATTGCCCGAGGAGGTACGCGAACGTCTGCTCGCGCGACGGGATCGGCGTTTGACGGACGACGGTGTACTGGTGATCCAGGCGCGACGGTTCCGCGATCAGGGCCGCAATCGCGAAGATGCGCGGGAACGCCTGACGGAAATTCTGCACGGTGCGTTGGTCGTGCCCAAGAAACGCATTGCGACGAAGCCCACACGCGCTTCGCAACAACGGCGCCTGGACGGCAAGCAACAACGCGCCAAGGTCAAACAAAATCGGTCGCGTTCCTGGAGCAACGAGTGA
- a CDS encoding pseudouridine synthase, whose protein sequence is MLDILYQDDALIAVNKPAGLAVHRSKMVGNADTFLIDVLREQVGGTVYLAHRLDRATSGVLLIARSSDVAAALGEQFMGRDVHKRYLAVVRGWPEPTEGAVDYPLPGSRDTGPRRDARTAYRRLATVEVPIALGRYPQQRYALVLAEPETGRFRQIRKHMAHIHHPVIGDCQHGRSDHNRLYKQYFSCHRMLLHAWRLSFRHPIDGRPMLIEAPLDAAFQALVERFGWTLPTTETMDAMSTS, encoded by the coding sequence ATGCTCGACATTCTCTACCAGGACGACGCGCTGATCGCGGTGAACAAACCCGCTGGTCTTGCCGTGCATCGCTCGAAAATGGTCGGCAATGCCGATACGTTTTTGATTGACGTCTTGCGCGAACAAGTCGGCGGCACGGTGTATCTGGCGCATCGCCTCGACCGCGCCACCAGCGGCGTGCTGCTGATCGCCCGCTCCAGCGACGTCGCTGCCGCGCTCGGCGAGCAATTTATGGGCCGGGATGTGCACAAGCGATATCTCGCCGTCGTGCGCGGCTGGCCGGAACCCACCGAAGGCGCGGTCGACTATCCGCTGCCCGGCTCGCGCGATACCGGCCCGCGACGTGATGCGCGCACCGCATACCGCCGGCTCGCGACGGTCGAAGTGCCCATCGCCTTGGGCCGCTATCCGCAGCAACGCTACGCCCTGGTGCTGGCGGAGCCGGAAACGGGTCGGTTCCGGCAGATCCGCAAGCATATGGCGCATATCCATCACCCGGTGATCGGCGATTGCCAGCACGGGCGCAGCGACCACAATCGTCTCTACAAGCAGTATTTCAGTTGCCATCGCATGCTGCTGCATGCCTGGCGACTGAGCTTCCGTCATCCGATTGATGGCAGGCCGATGCTGATCGAGGCACCGTTGGACGCCGCCTTCCAGGCATTGGTCGAACGCTTTGGCTGGACGCTTCCAACCACTGAAACCATGGATGCCATGTCGACCAGCTAA
- the ubiB gene encoding ubiquinone biosynthesis regulatory protein kinase UbiB, whose product MTPLKVVPGLLRVAIVLVRYRLDELIDATHLFRPLKFVRPLLGRPPIDVRPLSRGARIRLALNELGPIFVKAGQVLSTRRDLVPGDIADELALLQDQVPPFPGDEARAIVERELKLPVDKLYASFDAAPLASASIAQVHAATLHDGRAVVVKVLRPRIAQRIARDISLLHSLGQLAQRWHPNADKIRPREVVSEVEKMLENELDLQREGANASLLRRNFISGVDLYVPEVHWELTTAKVLTLERVTGVSCDDIVAIDAAGIDRKELAAKGVRLFYEQVFRDNFFHADAHPGNIWVDPMRPTEPRFIALDFGIMGSLPEADQYWLAQNFIALFERDYARIAKLHVDAGWMPSNVRLDELEAAVRTVCEPYFTRPLSQISLAELVVKLFQTARKFELTLQPQLILLQKTLLNIEGVGRMLDPDIDIWAVAHPVLKRILHERYSLKRTLRDIRKRLPEWFHNAPQWPDLVRDAMRQVAAGEQKLMHDADHLMHQRRMVRRMLEVIGATLLGTTLIVCATLLWAFASQHGPWLPAGMGLAGLFSFAFGWMRR is encoded by the coding sequence GTGACGCCGCTGAAGGTGGTACCCGGCCTGCTGCGCGTCGCCATCGTATTGGTGCGTTACCGGCTCGATGAGTTGATCGACGCGACGCATTTGTTCCGGCCGCTGAAATTCGTACGTCCCTTGCTGGGTCGGCCGCCGATCGACGTGCGTCCGCTTTCGCGCGGCGCGCGCATTCGTCTTGCGTTGAACGAACTCGGTCCGATCTTCGTGAAAGCCGGTCAGGTGCTGTCGACACGACGCGATCTGGTTCCCGGCGATATCGCCGACGAACTCGCGCTGCTGCAGGATCAGGTGCCGCCGTTTCCCGGCGATGAAGCGCGCGCCATCGTCGAGCGCGAACTGAAGCTGCCCGTTGACAAGCTCTATGCGAGTTTCGATGCCGCGCCGTTGGCGTCGGCGTCGATCGCACAGGTGCACGCCGCCACCTTGCACGATGGTCGCGCCGTGGTGGTGAAGGTGCTTCGTCCGCGTATCGCGCAACGCATCGCGCGCGATATCAGTCTGCTGCATTCGCTGGGACAACTGGCGCAGCGCTGGCATCCGAACGCCGACAAGATTCGCCCGCGCGAAGTGGTGAGCGAAGTCGAGAAAATGCTCGAAAACGAGCTCGATTTGCAGCGCGAAGGCGCGAATGCGAGCTTGCTACGCCGCAATTTCATCAGCGGCGTCGATCTCTACGTGCCCGAAGTGCATTGGGAACTTACCACCGCGAAAGTGTTGACGCTGGAACGCGTCACGGGCGTCAGTTGCGACGATATCGTGGCGATCGACGCCGCCGGCATCGATCGCAAGGAGCTTGCAGCCAAAGGTGTGCGCCTGTTTTACGAGCAGGTGTTCCGCGACAATTTTTTCCATGCGGATGCGCATCCGGGCAATATCTGGGTCGATCCCATGCGCCCGACCGAACCGCGCTTTATCGCGCTGGATTTCGGCATCATGGGCTCGCTGCCCGAAGCGGATCAGTATTGGCTGGCGCAGAACTTTATCGCGCTGTTCGAACGCGATTACGCGCGCATCGCCAAGTTGCACGTGGATGCCGGCTGGATGCCGTCGAACGTGCGATTGGACGAGCTGGAAGCCGCTGTGCGCACCGTGTGCGAACCGTACTTCACGCGCCCGCTTTCGCAAATTTCGCTGGCCGAATTGGTGGTGAAGCTGTTCCAGACCGCGCGCAAGTTTGAGCTGACGCTGCAGCCGCAGTTGATCCTGTTGCAAAAGACGCTGCTCAATATCGAAGGCGTGGGCCGTATGCTCGATCCGGATATCGATATCTGGGCCGTGGCGCATCCTGTACTGAAACGCATTTTGCACGAGCGTTACAGCCTCAAGCGCACGCTGCGCGATATTCGCAAGCGCTTGCCAGAGTGGTTCCATAACGCGCCGCAATGGCCCGATCTAGTGCGCGATGCGATGCGCCAGGTCGCCGCGGGCGAACAGAAACTGATGCATGACGCCGATCACCTGATGCATCAGCGCCGCATGGTGCGTCGCATGCTGGAAGTGATCGGCGCGACCTTGCTCGGCACGACGCTGATCGTTTGCGCAACGCTGCTGTGGGCCTTTGCTTCGCAACATGGGCCATGGCTGCCGGCTGGCATGGGCCTGGCGGGCTTGTTCTCGTTTGCGTTCGGCTGGATGCGGCGATAA